The genomic stretch TCAGGCTGGGATGGCAATCAATTCTCGCCTTTCTTCGGATCGTAACGAACGTCCATGTTTTCAAAAAGCCCTTTACTCCCAGAGAAGCGCGCGGAATTGTTTCTCACTGGCTGGCCCAGCCATCGGTCGCGGTGCTCGAACCTGGCGAAAGACACTGGGAGATTTTGGGTGAGTTACTCGAAGATGCCCAGATACGCGGACCATTGGTAACGGATGCGCACTTGGCGGCCCTGGCGATAGAGCATGGGATGACTCTCTGTTCGCATGATAGCGACT from bacterium encodes the following:
- a CDS encoding type II toxin-antitoxin system VapC family toxin, whose product is MILIDANLLLYAYNPQSEYHERAKQWLEETFSQTEPVRLGWQSILAFLRIVTNVHVFKKPFTPREARGIVSHWLAQPSVAVLEPGERHWEILGELLEDAQIRGPLVTDAHLAALAIEHGMTLCSHDSDFLRFTGLKFQDPLRISPDDQNP